The Patescibacteria group bacterium genome has a segment encoding these proteins:
- a CDS encoding putative Ig domain-containing protein, producing MPSTIQNGQSVTINGSGFGIKYPVEPTKWDTFDVGLNEALLGSTQPEWIAFQQGGAKYDSTYYHSGPFSVGNKLTPESQWATNYFQFTPTDNIFVSYWWRTAYTDIDDYGITKLTRITSSPAAGGEGIYDGVGTTALTNMNPRYNSIPYLFYQNTSSPVAPPLAELTVPYNEWARIDTHTKRSTAGVSDGSVMTECVGHDIHALISQENCSIGYDYHWDTVLLGLMAANVAGYYELYLDDIYIDTTQARVEIGNTSTWDTNTHREIQIPHTTWNDDQIQFTVNQGTFTNGESAYLYVVDENGVVNTTGYPITFGGIASNIPPVLASIGNKSLHEQETLTINVLASDDDPEDTLTLSASNLPTGATFTDNDGGSGAFSWTPTDQQANIYSNIHFEVTDGTDTDTEDITITVLDGAADCTPAWDCSNWSVCADSIQTRSCHDDNNCGSDAGRPVESAECDSTAPGIVSDLR from the coding sequence ATGCCTAGTACCATACAGAACGGTCAGAGCGTGACGATTAATGGAAGTGGGTTTGGGATAAAATATCCGGTTGAACCAACAAAATGGGATACATTTGACGTTGGTTTAAACGAGGCCCTCCTAGGCTCTACCCAGCCTGAGTGGATAGCGTTTCAGCAAGGCGGGGCTAAATATGATAGCACATATTATCATAGTGGCCCTTTTTCAGTCGGTAATAAGCTCACCCCAGAATCACAGTGGGCAACAAATTATTTTCAATTCACACCCACGGATAACATATTCGTTTCTTATTGGTGGCGCACCGCTTACACTGATATCGACGACTATGGCATTACAAAACTAACCAGAATAACATCAAGCCCAGCCGCAGGTGGAGAAGGTATTTATGACGGGGTCGGCACAACAGCTCTGACCAATATGAATCCACGGTATAATTCAATACCGTATCTGTTTTATCAAAACACTAGCAGTCCCGTTGCGCCACCATTAGCCGAACTTACCGTTCCTTATAACGAATGGGCGCGAATCGACACCCACACCAAACGTTCGACGGCTGGAGTTTCCGATGGTTCTGTTATGACGGAATGCGTCGGCCATGACATTCATGCGCTGATATCGCAAGAGAACTGCTCAATCGGATATGACTATCATTGGGACACAGTATTACTTGGTCTGATGGCGGCAAATGTCGCTGGATATTATGAACTGTACTTAGATGACATCTATATTGACACTACCCAAGCCCGTGTCGAGATCGGCAATACCTCAACCTGGGATACGAATACCCATCGTGAGATCCAAATACCCCACACCACCTGGAATGACGACCAGATTCAATTCACCGTCAACCAAGGTACCTTCACTAATGGTGAGTCGGCCTATCTCTATGTGGTAGATGAGAATGGAGTGGTAAATACCACCGGTTATCCAATTACTTTCGGGGGTATCGCCTCAAATATTCCCCCGGTTTTAGCCAGCATTGGTAATAAGTCTCTTCATGAACAAGAGACCCTGACGATCAACGTGTTAGCTTCAGACGATGATCCGGAAGATACGCTGACTCTGTCAGCTTCCAATCTTCCTACCGGCGCTACTTTTACAGATAATGATGGTGGATCGGGTGCCTTCTCTTGGACACCGACCGATCAACAGGCCAATATATATTCTAACATACACTTCGAAGTCACGGACGGAACCGACACGGATACCGAAGATATTACTATTACCGTATTGGATGGAGCGGCTGACTGTACTCCGGCCTGGGATTGTTCGAATTGGTCTGTTTGCGCTGATTCGATTCAAACCCGATCCTGCCATGATGACAACAATTGCGGTTCCGATGCCGGACGGCCGGTGGAATCGGCCGAGTGCGACAGTACGGCACCGGGTATTGTATCCGACCTCCGATAA
- a CDS encoding sigma-70 family RNA polymerase sigma factor: protein MPASNDTSTTEPTEADIQIIVSRAQQGDADGFARLFDIFSNRIYRFFRVRLSDNETAEDLTQVVFLEMLQALGRYKTHPDAKFSTWLFQIARFRLIDHYRQHRQHVSIDDLPAQAHPNLSVDAVAYELPVVDDLLNQLPENYRTILHLRYQEQLSTSEIAKVLKTSAINVRVLHHRAIRAARKLLPPT from the coding sequence ATGCCCGCATCAAACGATACAAGTACCACGGAGCCAACCGAAGCGGACATCCAGATCATTGTGTCTCGAGCCCAGCAAGGTGACGCGGACGGCTTCGCCCGCTTATTTGATATCTTCAGTAATCGGATCTACCGGTTCTTCCGAGTTCGTCTGTCTGACAATGAGACCGCCGAAGACTTGACCCAGGTGGTTTTTCTAGAGATGCTCCAGGCTTTGGGCCGCTACAAAACTCATCCAGACGCCAAATTTTCGACCTGGTTGTTTCAGATCGCCCGCTTTCGATTGATTGACCACTATCGCCAGCATCGTCAGCACGTTTCAATCGACGATCTGCCGGCTCAAGCGCACCCAAATCTGTCCGTTGACGCGGTGGCCTACGAGCTGCCGGTGGTCGATGATCTACTGAATCAATTGCCGGAAAACTACCGCACGATATTGCACCTGCGCTACCAGGAACAACTTAGTACCAGCGAAATTGCTAAAGTTCTGAAAACCAGCGCCATCAATGTCCGAGTGCTGCATCACCGGGCAATTCGCGCCGCGCGTAAATTATTGCCACCAACCTAA
- the rlmN gene encoding 23S rRNA (adenine(2503)-C(2))-methyltransferase RlmN: MQHLPHQNHRLLPWPIESADWPAFRYAQINRAVFHDLIDNWSQATTLPQTVRAGLANTWPLSFEVRRLESSDQRTTKALMTLADGAVIESVLMRYPKRNSVCVSCQVGCAVGCSFCATGRLGFRRNLTPWEIISQVLLFSRQLKVKNERVDSVVFMGMGEPFLNYESVLPAIRLLNDPAGLNLGARHMSISTSGIVPGIRRFLKERLEVNLAISLHAPNDRLRTRLMPINTTYPLKTLMSAASEYVSKARRRLMFEYIMIAGLNDTDDCAEELAALLKHPLYFVNIIPYNLTGIYSPTPAHQVKRFINLLRRQHVSVTQRAEFGQEIMAACGQLAGRSGQSK, encoded by the coding sequence ATGCAGCACTTGCCGCACCAAAATCATCGTCTATTGCCCTGGCCGATCGAATCGGCAGATTGGCCGGCTTTTCGTTACGCGCAGATTAATCGCGCCGTGTTTCATGATTTGATCGACAATTGGTCACAGGCCACCACTTTGCCACAAACGGTTCGTGCCGGTTTGGCTAATACGTGGCCCTTGTCTTTTGAAGTTAGAAGATTGGAATCAAGCGACCAACGCACCACGAAAGCGCTGATGACGCTGGCCGATGGTGCGGTAATTGAGTCAGTATTGATGCGCTACCCAAAACGCAATAGCGTCTGTGTTTCCTGCCAAGTAGGGTGCGCAGTTGGCTGCAGTTTCTGCGCCACTGGCCGGCTGGGTTTTCGGCGCAATTTAACGCCCTGGGAAATCATCAGCCAGGTCTTGCTATTCAGCCGCCAATTGAAAGTCAAAAACGAGCGCGTCGACAGCGTCGTGTTTATGGGTATGGGTGAGCCCTTCCTGAACTACGAATCAGTTCTACCTGCAATCCGATTGCTCAATGACCCGGCCGGCCTCAACCTGGGCGCCCGGCATATGTCGATTTCCACCAGCGGAATAGTTCCGGGTATCAGACGTTTTCTCAAAGAACGCCTCGAGGTCAATTTGGCAATATCTTTGCACGCCCCCAATGACCGTCTGCGCACCCGCCTGATGCCGATCAACACCACCTACCCGCTCAAGACGCTAATGTCCGCTGCGTCTGAATACGTGTCCAAAGCTCGACGCCGTTTGATGTTTGAATATATAATGATAGCGGGTCTGAACGATACCGACGATTGCGCCGAAGAGTTGGCAGCGCTGTTAAAACATCCGCTATATTTCGTGAATATCATACCGTACAATCTGACAGGCATTTATTCGCCCACTCCCGCCCACCAAGTAAAGCGCTTCATCAATCTGCTGCGCCGGCAACACGTCAGCGTTACCCAACGAGCCGAGTTCGGCCAGGAAATTATGGCAGCCTGCGGCCAGCTGGCCGGTCGGTCAGGACAGTCAAAGTAA
- a CDS encoding DUF5667 domain-containing protein, which translates to MNIPSTSGSKPDIADRLCQNANVCLTSDAQRRIRERLLSEYQEQKYRYSMPPVSATPRHRLAPVIISVAFVVIIGAGIGTVSAANDAKPGDLLFGIDRAVERVQLAVTPDQIQRAKLLADIAREREQEHRDLKLTDNTAAAQKAEQLAVAAVSRAVETNDTVRAELIERGDSAAVTDLNQVRNEVDSLTNSEPSPATTGLTGVSIKIQQHSATVTLKLNAAVATFQLPTDNLAEIEQSIAQRTGIGLPEIKQMVVLEPDHAADGIPNSETPTGANDSNTNSTNDGQPVSDITAAPSTADTNSADPSPVNGSTILPAGWDITVTTQDDTASVGITQNGLAIFAWTLPTADAEQIIASISQRTGLSADQIRSTWHLVAE; encoded by the coding sequence ATGAATATTCCATCCACCTCCGGATCAAAGCCCGATATCGCCGACCGGCTATGCCAAAACGCAAATGTCTGCCTGACATCGGATGCGCAACGGCGCATTCGGGAGCGTTTGTTGTCCGAATATCAGGAGCAGAAATACCGCTATTCAATGCCTCCGGTTTCCGCAACGCCCCGGCATCGCCTGGCTCCGGTAATTATCTCCGTGGCCTTCGTGGTAATAATTGGCGCCGGGATTGGCACTGTTTCGGCTGCCAACGACGCTAAACCGGGCGATCTCTTATTTGGCATCGACCGAGCCGTAGAACGCGTCCAGCTGGCGGTTACGCCCGATCAGATCCAACGGGCCAAGCTGCTGGCCGACATTGCCCGGGAACGGGAACAAGAGCACCGAGATTTGAAGTTGACCGACAATACCGCGGCCGCCCAAAAAGCCGAACAGCTGGCCGTGGCCGCTGTTAGCCGGGCGGTTGAGACCAATGACACCGTTCGAGCTGAATTGATCGAGCGGGGCGACAGTGCGGCCGTGACCGACTTGAACCAGGTTCGTAACGAAGTGGACTCGCTGACTAATTCAGAACCCAGCCCGGCCACCACAGGACTGACCGGCGTCAGCATAAAGATACAACAGCACTCGGCGACTGTAACCCTGAAACTGAACGCGGCTGTCGCTACCTTTCAGCTTCCAACCGACAATTTAGCCGAAATTGAACAAAGTATTGCCCAACGCACCGGCATCGGCTTGCCGGAGATCAAACAAATGGTCGTACTCGAGCCGGATCACGCGGCCGATGGCATACCGAATTCCGAAACGCCCACTGGTGCCAACGATTCAAACACTAATTCCACGAATGATGGCCAACCGGTAAGTGATATTACTGCTGCCCCATCTACCGCCGATACCAATTCAGCCGACCCGTCGCCGGTAAATGGTAGTACAATCTTGCCGGCAGGGTGGGACATAACAGTAACCACCCAGGACGACACGGCCAGCGTTGGAATCACGCAAAACGGTTTGGCGATCTTTGCCTGGACTCTCCCGACGGCTGACGCCGAGCAGATTATTGCCAGCATCAGCCAAAGAACTGGTTTAAGTGCTGATCAAATTCGTTCAACCTGGCATCTCGTAGCTGAGTAG
- a CDS encoding PD-(D/E)XK nuclease family protein: MSKYYTPKRVKNVFDPKQSFPFQISRSKIDLFMNCPRCFYFDRRLGVAQPPGYPFSLNSAVDTLLKKEFDSHRAAGTPHPMMKVYGLDAVPYQHEQLEAWRDSLRRGIQYLHPGTNLLISGGVDDVWVNPTGELIIVDYKATAKIGEVSLDADWQIGYKRQMEVYQWLFRQNGFQVSPTGYFVYCNGQTDRIAFDAKLEFEVKLIPYTGDTQWIEPALLIMKQCLQSASLPPVGADCDYCRYREAIKSVEPKLTGVGKLL, translated from the coding sequence ATGTCAAAGTATTACACCCCGAAACGGGTAAAAAACGTCTTCGATCCAAAACAGAGCTTCCCGTTTCAAATCAGCCGATCGAAAATCGACTTGTTTATGAACTGCCCCCGATGTTTTTATTTTGACCGGCGTCTGGGCGTGGCTCAGCCGCCTGGCTATCCATTTAGTTTAAACTCAGCCGTGGATACGCTTCTGAAAAAAGAATTCGACTCGCACCGCGCCGCCGGCACACCGCATCCAATGATGAAGGTTTACGGACTCGATGCCGTGCCCTATCAGCACGAGCAATTGGAAGCGTGGCGCGATTCGCTCCGGCGCGGCATTCAATATCTGCACCCGGGCACCAATCTTTTAATCAGTGGCGGCGTCGATGATGTTTGGGTTAACCCGACTGGCGAACTCATCATCGTTGATTATAAAGCTACCGCAAAAATCGGCGAAGTCAGCCTGGATGCCGATTGGCAAATCGGGTACAAGCGGCAGATGGAAGTTTACCAGTGGCTATTCCGCCAAAATGGATTTCAGGTTTCACCCACCGGTTATTTCGTTTATTGCAATGGCCAAACCGATCGAATCGCTTTTGATGCGAAACTGGAGTTTGAAGTTAAGTTGATCCCATACACCGGCGATACCCAGTGGATTGAACCGGCCTTGCTTATAATGAAACAGTGTCTGCAGTCGGCGTCACTGCCGCCCGTTGGAGCGGATTGTGATTATTGCCGGTATCGCGAAGCCATCAAATCGGTCGAACCCAAGTTAACCGGTGTGGGAAAATTACTCTAG
- a CDS encoding Ig domain-containing protein: MLSNDTKPKRDNVTRCFFIVDRKPNSLLLYAVTVVMIGFVFILTNRPTPAKADTTPVIDYAPSAIQNGQIVTINGTGFGVKSPVEPLRYDDFQDGTIGQRINDQASGGWFTQAFVHYPYYSTESQRVMGDVVATQHYDVTDYNQNIGLQEINPPYKHMYTSMYIHRDDISGDAKYSTNVKLWSRFEADAGDYIYLPQARCESQPSNGQGLMVGYDRNQIASCSTWYDMSPWWENEFSGWVRSERYIDAGTINGNDWVQWFREDLQTVSETGPGCGSLLVTPLDLSMLYIGNYWRAENAQQESKTYTSELYVDTTQARVEIGNTSTWDTNTHREIQIPHTTWNDDQIQFTVNQGTFTDGESAYLYVVDENGVVNTTGYPITFGGIASNIPPVLASIGNKSLHEQETLTINVLASDDDPEDTLTLSASNLPTGATFTDNDGGSGAFSWTPTDQQANIYSNIHFEVTDGTDTDTEDITITVLDGAADCTPAWDCSNWSVCADSIQTRSCHDDNNCGSDAGRPVESAECDSTAPGAAVDLVAS, encoded by the coding sequence ATGTTATCAAACGATACCAAACCAAAAAGAGACAACGTGACGCGTTGTTTTTTTATTGTCGATCGTAAACCAAATAGTTTACTTTTGTATGCAGTCACTGTTGTGATGATCGGTTTTGTATTTATTTTAACTAACCGTCCCACGCCAGCCAAAGCCGATACGACTCCTGTAATTGACTATGCTCCTAGTGCCATACAGAACGGTCAGATTGTAACCATTAACGGAACTGGGTTTGGAGTAAAAAGCCCGGTCGAACCCCTACGTTATGACGACTTCCAAGACGGGACGATCGGACAACGTATAAATGATCAGGCCAGTGGCGGATGGTTTACACAAGCATTCGTGCACTACCCGTACTATTCAACCGAGTCACAACGCGTTATGGGCGACGTCGTTGCTACCCAGCATTATGACGTAACCGACTACAACCAAAATATAGGTTTGCAAGAAATAAACCCGCCCTATAAGCACATGTACACTAGCATGTACATCCACCGGGACGACATCAGCGGTGATGCCAAATACAGCACCAATGTAAAGCTTTGGAGCAGGTTCGAAGCCGATGCGGGTGATTATATTTACCTTCCTCAAGCCCGCTGTGAGTCCCAACCCAGCAATGGACAGGGCCTCATGGTCGGATACGACCGCAATCAGATTGCCTCATGCAGTACCTGGTATGATATGTCACCCTGGTGGGAAAACGAGTTCTCGGGTTGGGTGCGTTCGGAAAGATACATTGATGCGGGGACTATAAATGGCAACGATTGGGTGCAGTGGTTTCGTGAAGATTTACAGACCGTATCAGAAACGGGTCCTGGATGCGGTAGTCTTTTAGTGACTCCCCTCGATCTTAGTATGCTATATATCGGCAACTATTGGCGAGCTGAAAACGCTCAGCAGGAGTCTAAAACATATACCAGCGAACTTTATGTGGACACCACCCAAGCCCGTGTCGAGATCGGCAATACCTCAACCTGGGATACGAACACTCATCGTGAGATTCAAATACCCCACACCACTTGGAATGACGACCAGATTCAATTCACCGTCAACCAAGGCACTTTCACCGACGGTGAGTCGGCCTACCTCTATGTGGTAGATGAGAATGGAGTGGTAAATACCACCGGTTATCCAATTACTTTCGGGGGTATCGCCTCAAATATTCCCCCGGTTTTAGCCAGCATTGGTAATAAGTCTCTTCATGAACAAGAGACCCTGACGATCAACGTGTTAGCTTCAGACGATGATCCGGAAGATACGCTGACTCTGTCAGCTTCCAATCTTCCTACCGGCGCTACTTTTACAGATAATGATGGTGGATCGGGTGCCTTCTCTTGGACACCGACCGATCAACAGGCCAATATATATTCTAACATACACTTCGAAGTCACGGACGGAACCGACACGGATACCGAAGATATTACTATTACCGTATTGGATGGAGCGGCTGACTGTACTCCGGCCTGGGATTGTTCGAATTGGTCTGTTTGCGCTGATTCGATTCAAACCCGATCCTGCCATGATGACAACAATTGCGGTTCCGATGCCGGACGGCCGGTGGAATCGGCCGAGTGCGACAGTACGGCACCGGGGGCGGCGGTAGATTTGGTGGCTAGTTAA
- a CDS encoding CapA family protein, with product MAPSAELKTQLVSLLPVWTICLLMFFGLCAGVYLFQAKPTTNALPTDIANEPTTPNNPTKPLPAIESKRELTFFAVGDIMLSRTVSDKIRKYGFNYPFAKTNEYLNSADFAFGNLETSITAGPNITAGMMSFRADPGVENALKRANFQVVSLANNHTPNFGQNGLLDTFSYLKKAGISYAGAGSNSIEAHQPAIIERNGIKLAFLAYNDTDVVPASYGASANRAGTALMNITELKKDIAAIKPTVDFVIVSMHSGTEYTSAPNNRQTDFAHAAIDAGTELVIGHHPHVVQTIETYKDKLIMYSLGNFVFDQMWSEDTRHGVTAKIIVDEDGVEQAAFSPIIIDDYSQPRPAAPGEASAILKRLDANHPPTAIELWEPKR from the coding sequence ATGGCTCCATCGGCTGAACTTAAAACACAATTAGTATCCCTACTTCCAGTTTGGACAATCTGTTTACTGATGTTTTTTGGGTTGTGCGCCGGCGTTTATTTATTCCAGGCAAAACCAACGACTAACGCACTCCCGACGGACATAGCCAACGAACCAACTACCCCAAACAATCCCACCAAACCACTGCCCGCCATTGAATCCAAGCGTGAACTGACTTTTTTCGCGGTTGGTGACATTATGCTATCTCGAACTGTGTCGGATAAAATACGTAAATATGGTTTTAATTATCCGTTCGCTAAAACAAACGAATATCTCAATTCAGCTGATTTTGCTTTTGGTAATCTGGAAACGTCGATTACGGCTGGTCCCAACATTACTGCCGGCATGATGAGTTTTCGCGCTGATCCCGGCGTGGAGAATGCTTTGAAGCGGGCTAACTTCCAGGTCGTTTCATTGGCCAACAATCACACTCCAAACTTTGGCCAGAATGGTCTTTTGGATACATTCAGCTATTTGAAAAAGGCCGGTATTTCTTATGCCGGAGCCGGATCCAACAGTATCGAAGCGCATCAACCGGCTATCATCGAACGTAACGGGATTAAATTAGCCTTCCTGGCCTACAACGATACCGATGTGGTTCCTGCCTCCTACGGTGCTAGTGCCAACCGAGCCGGTACCGCCCTAATGAATATTACCGAACTAAAAAAAGATATCGCCGCCATTAAGCCGACGGTCGACTTTGTGATTGTCTCAATGCATAGTGGTACGGAATATACTTCCGCACCAAATAATCGACAAACCGATTTCGCCCATGCCGCTATCGATGCCGGCACGGAATTGGTGATCGGCCATCATCCGCATGTAGTTCAAACGATCGAAACATACAAAGACAAATTGATTATGTACAGCCTGGGTAATTTTGTGTTTGACCAGATGTGGTCGGAAGATACCCGCCATGGTGTAACCGCAAAAATAATTGTCGACGAAGATGGCGTTGAACAAGCCGCGTTCTCACCAATTATTATTGATGATTACTCCCAACCTCGTCCGGCTGCACCCGGTGAAGCATCGGCTATACTAAAACGGCTAGACGCAAATCATCCCCCAACCGCGATTGAATTATGGGAGCCAAAACGGTAA
- a CDS encoding right-handed parallel beta-helix repeat-containing protein, whose amino-acid sequence MIQVLIKTVSKKPRIVLVVLFVTLSYVTILHNTPQARADASTYYVRPTDCSDDGSGSSNLPYCTIQKAANTARAGDTVLLYDGIYRSSTNTTFSYSGTESQPITFRAIGDGAILTGNVPLDESLFQKTAGFTSVYEITEAQIPASAYYQGVFDIVRSGLVQLDGQSVYTGYRSDQFNNILHENSAVPVANIAAVDSTTYSWYFDTESRKLYIHTREGDAPTTHEWEVNRPFGGRFLTLAASVKNLVFDGLIFRYASIYFGNRGNENITVQNFETIGSGMSIDGGAINVTFQNCHIHDTLVAVNAGYDGLNVSESTGAKIINCVIERGWNNIQWGNNTNTLFDRVISRDCPNHPMNGSNSINMSVSNSIILRGQEGFYIHGDVGMTIGNSLFSSLLMERSSNYECRIPNQITLRNNIFSGYYINAVDCPAFTWAEVLLDSDDNYFLPTDGPDSNWLAQTGWFEICHTTQDTLTICQGITGQDMNSRTADGTPLWTDWTSDNFHLLSGALVVDTGVNVGNSHDYDNVPRPKGAGFDIGAFEYDPNCTPNWWCTNWSVCADSQQTRSCHDDNNCGSDAGRPVESADCDSTAPGVVVDLMAN is encoded by the coding sequence ATGATTCAAGTATTAATAAAAACAGTGTCAAAAAAACCTCGTATCGTACTTGTGGTACTATTTGTCACACTAAGCTATGTAACGATATTGCATAATACTCCTCAAGCTCGTGCAGACGCGTCTACCTACTATGTTCGGCCAACTGATTGCAGCGATGATGGCTCAGGATCATCGAATTTGCCTTACTGTACGATTCAGAAAGCGGCCAACACTGCCCGGGCGGGCGATACGGTTCTTTTGTACGACGGCATATACCGCTCGAGTACGAATACCACCTTCTCATATTCCGGGACGGAATCGCAACCTATTACATTTCGGGCAATTGGAGACGGTGCCATCTTAACCGGAAACGTGCCGCTGGATGAATCATTGTTTCAAAAAACTGCTGGCTTCACTTCGGTCTATGAAATAACTGAAGCGCAAATCCCCGCTTCCGCTTATTACCAGGGTGTGTTTGATATTGTAAGAAGCGGACTCGTCCAGCTAGACGGGCAGTCGGTGTATACCGGATATCGAAGTGACCAGTTTAATAATATCCTCCACGAAAACTCCGCCGTACCAGTAGCTAACATAGCCGCGGTCGACTCGACAACTTATTCGTGGTACTTCGATACCGAATCGCGCAAACTCTACATCCATACCCGCGAGGGTGACGCCCCGACCACACATGAGTGGGAAGTTAATCGACCTTTTGGAGGACGATTTCTCACGCTGGCGGCGTCGGTAAAGAACCTGGTGTTTGATGGTCTCATATTTCGCTATGCCTCGATCTATTTTGGTAATAGAGGTAATGAAAATATTACCGTGCAAAATTTCGAAACCATAGGATCTGGAATGTCGATCGACGGAGGGGCAATCAATGTGACCTTCCAGAACTGCCATATTCACGATACGCTGGTGGCGGTCAATGCGGGATATGACGGGTTGAATGTTTCGGAAAGTACGGGTGCTAAAATAATAAACTGTGTGATAGAGCGTGGCTGGAATAATATCCAGTGGGGCAATAACACTAACACGTTATTTGACCGGGTAATTTCACGCGATTGCCCAAATCATCCTATGAATGGATCGAACTCAATAAATATGAGCGTGTCAAATTCTATCATCTTGCGTGGCCAAGAAGGTTTTTATATCCACGGCGATGTTGGTATGACCATTGGGAATTCATTGTTTTCTAGTTTACTCATGGAACGTAGTTCAAATTATGAGTGTCGCATTCCCAATCAAATCACATTAAGAAATAATATTTTTAGTGGCTACTATATAAACGCCGTTGATTGTCCGGCTTTCACTTGGGCGGAAGTTCTGCTCGATTCCGATGATAATTACTTTCTTCCCACTGATGGTCCAGACTCCAACTGGCTCGCGCAGACCGGTTGGTTTGAGATCTGTCATACTACCCAAGACACACTTACGATCTGCCAGGGTATAACCGGACAGGACATGAACTCGCGGACAGCCGACGGAACACCGCTTTGGACGGATTGGACAAGTGATAACTTTCATCTGCTTTCAGGCGCGCTCGTTGTAGATACTGGCGTCAACGTTGGTAATTCTCATGATTACGATAATGTCCCGCGTCCCAAAGGTGCTGGTTTCGATATTGGCGCTTTCGAATACGACCCCAATTGCACTCCCAACTGGTGGTGCACCAATTGGTCGGTGTGTGCTGATTCACAACAAACCCGATCCTGCCATGATGATAATAATTGCGGTTCGGATGCTGGCCGGCCTGTTGAGTCAGCCGATTGCGATAGCACGGCGCCAGGGGTAGTGGTAGATTTGATGGCCAACTAG